Proteins found in one Halobaculum sp. MBLA0147 genomic segment:
- a CDS encoding putative quinol monooxygenase yields the protein MIVVHTEIPIDPEREGAFRGIAAELVAHAEREEPNTVRYRASLSVDDPPVARFFEQYTGADAAETHQASEPYRRFNERLPALAAGEIETVQFEVPDDAVATATFAPEAAAAAVADESPERDETSESDEHDANS from the coding sequence GTGATCGTCGTCCACACCGAGATTCCGATCGACCCCGAGCGGGAGGGGGCGTTCCGCGGGATCGCGGCCGAACTGGTCGCACACGCCGAGCGGGAGGAGCCAAACACGGTGCGGTACCGTGCGAGTCTGAGCGTCGACGACCCCCCGGTGGCTCGCTTCTTCGAACAGTACACCGGCGCCGACGCCGCGGAGACACACCAGGCGAGCGAGCCGTACCGACGGTTCAACGAGCGGCTCCCGGCACTGGCCGCCGGCGAGATCGAGACGGTGCAGTTCGAGGTGCCCGACGACGCCGTCGCGACGGCGACGTTCGCTCCGGAGGCGGCCGCCGCGGCCGTCGCCGACGAGTCGCCCGAACGGGACGA